Proteins encoded together in one Porites lutea chromosome 2, jaPorLute2.1, whole genome shotgun sequence window:
- the LOC140928183 gene encoding BBSome complex assembly protein BBS10-like: protein MAVALEALKICENLEGILKKTFGPNGLDVMLNSSSGNILITNNGALILKSLSLDNHIGRTVVDGVVSLSSITGDGSTSFILLLTALLRETMQCTGTSGRSSKAEMSSNQRQSLLALSRAFIQFESTLIDEVVVPCLRTITVTTDLQDEDLSMIKQKINRLIYSTLNGKFPVNTVFLFAEILSDLIRKTRKSPVLSLRESVLHVIDEFPQICIEVPSLPISSSQVKQGILIPRRFAFDVEEIFTTLQNFKFIVLNCSLDISEPQVPSSIRTNDQSSFDMNFQWKRNKVQRLITMFQQHGIRLILSSENVSDLVLHFCRQTGIAVVSMIPVEYTEYICKCTGVLPVHNIDSNNLDEVFLGTSLSCGTQRLGHQKFVCMQVDPRNLQFSPHYLILCSPAQGLCKQYYIALHNALKCVKMSFSEDGNCLTFLPGCGAAEFAMSFSLKLHSLSVVDSNMSQALEILSKALQTIPHTLHQNSFSISHQKENFMHCLHEVEKSWKNNGIVLGVDSKTGKVVDAGKLEVYEPFSGKYLLIQSVLQCLSQLLRTEKFLGVKKL from the coding sequence atGGCGGTCGCACTAGAGGCATTGAAAATTTGTGAGAATTTGGAAGGAATCTTAAAGAAAACCTTTGGTCCGAACGGGCTTGATGTCATGTTAAATTCGTCTTCTGGTAATATTCTCATAACCAACAATGGTGCACTGATTTTGAAGTCACTCAGTTTGGATAATCACATCGGTAGAACCGTGGTTGATGGTGTTGTCTCACTGAGCAGCATTACAGGAGATGGGTCAACCTCGTTTATTTTACTGCTCACAGCTCTTTTAAGGGAAACTATGCAGTGTACGGGAACTTCAGGAAGAAGTAGTAaagcagaaatgtcctcaaaCCAAAGACAGTCTCTTCTCGCTTTATCTCGAGCTTTTATTCAATTTGAGTCGACGTTAATTGACGAAGTTGTTGTTCCATGTCTTCGAACAATCACCGTAACGACGGACCTGCAAGATGAAGATCTCTCGATGATAAAGCAAAAAATCAATAGACTGATATATTCAACATTGAATGGAAAATTTCCAGTCAACACAGTCTTTCTTTTTGCAGAAATTCTTTCTGACTTGATAAGAAAGACTCGGAAATCCCCAGTGTTGTCTCTAAGAGAATCGGTTTTGCACGTGATTGATGAATTTCCTCAGATTTGTATAGAAGTGCCAAGTCTACCAATTTCATCCTCACAAGTCAAACAAGGAATATTAATTCCTCGTCGATTTGCTTTTGATGTGGAAGAAATATTCACTACACTTCAAAACTTCAAGTTCATAGTCTTGAACTGTAGCCTTGACATATCTGAGCCACAGGTGCCATCATCTATCAGAACCAATGATCAAAGTTCATTTGACATGAATTTTCAGTGGAAAAGAAATAAAGTTCAAAGGTTGATAACAATGTTTCAACAACATGGGATCAGACTCATTTTATCATCAGAGAATGTGTCTGACCTTGTCTTACATTTCTGTAGGCAAACTGGAATAGCTGTTGTCAGTATGATCCCTGTCGAGTATACAGAATACATTTGCAAGTGCACTGGAGTACTTCCTGTTCATAATATTGACAGTAATAACCTTGATGAAGTCTTCTTAGGCACAAGTCTTTCGTGTGGTACTCAGAGACTAGGTCATCAAAAGTTTGTTTGCATGCAAGTCGACCCACGTAACCTTCAGTTCAGTCCACACTATTTAATTCTTTGCTCCCCAGCTCAAGGATTGTGTAAACAATACTACATTGCTCTTCACAATGCTTTAAAATGTGTCAAAATGTCTTTCAGTGAAGATGGGAATTGCCTGACATTTCTACCTGGTTGTGGTGCTGCTGAGTTTGCTATGAGCTTTAGTTTGAAGCTTCATTCACTCAGTGTAGTAGATTCCAATATGTCACAAGCCTTGGAAATATTAAGTAAAGCTTTGCAAACTATTCCACACACACTCCatcaaaattcattttctatttcacaccaaaaagaaaattttatgcATTGTCTACATGAAGTTGAGAAGTCTTGGAAGAACAATGGTATTGTTCTTGGAGTAGACTCTAAAACAGGAAAAGTTGTAGATGCTGGAAAGTTAGAAGTTTATGAACCCTTTTCAGGGAAGTATTTGTTGATACAGAGTGTGCTGCAATGCTTATCACAGCTGCTGAGGACAGAAAAATTCTTAGGTGTAAAAAAGCTGTAG